The Bdellovibrionales bacterium genome segment ATCGCCGAATTTTTGCGCACTTTATGGGCTCTTTAAATTCGCCTCAAGTGCGAATGTATTTGCGCCCGCAGCAAGTTCAACATATCGCCACGGCCAACGTGATTTACCGTCGTCGAGCCTTGATCGAGGCCGGTAGTTTTTCGGAACGATTTCAGTTCGTGGGTGAAGATTTAGATTTGAGCTATAAGTTGCGCGAGCGCGGTTATAAATTAATGATGGTTCCGGCTCTCTCGGTCGAACATCGGCTTCCGCGCCATCTTCGTCAGTGGGAAAAGAAAGCCTTGTCCTATGGTAAGGGTCGAGGCCGAGTGAGTTATCACCATGGCGATTACTTTTCTACCAGCGTTCTTTTCCCTTGGGTTTTTGCGATTTTCATTTTTCTAGTGATCCTCACATTTCCCCAGCTCTATGGGGTTCCTTTTTTCCTGTACGGAACAAGTCTTTGGTTGATGTTTAAATTTGCCTCGACGGAAAATGAGAAATTAGGGTTTAGAGATTCGGTCAGACAAACTCATTGGACGGTACTTACTCATCTTTTTTATAGTTTAGGAATTATTCTCGGAAGCCTTCAGGGGTTTAAAGATCGTTGGGAAAAGCCCGTGGATTCCCCTCAGCGTGAACGATGGGTGGCTATCCACGACGACGCTTTAAACTTGAGACCTTCCAGCGATCTGACAAAAGTTTCCCAAAAAAACGACAGTCGGGTTATGGTGTAATAGAGGGCGAGGGGTGCCACAAAGGCAGGCTCGCTCACCACCTTTTTCCAAAAGAGGGGCGAAGCTGAACGGGAAGGACTTGCGGAAAGTGTTTTTCCTTGGGACCATGATTTTTTTAGAATATCCCACCATCCATATTGAGGGTCATGAACCACGCCCCAGTCGATCTGTTGGATCGACTTTCCCTGGTTTAAAATGCTCACACAAAAATGATACTCCTCTCCACTGACGGGAAGGTCTTCCGGAAAGCGAAGGGCGATTTTCGAGAACGTCGGAGCGTAGTAGAAAAAACAGCCTCCGAGAGTAATGCGGTGGAGATGGCGATAGAGCCACATGTTGCACATGTAGTTGTAAAACTGAGACGCTAGAAGTGTCGACGGAGAGTTAAGATATCGACCCGAGAAGACAACTTCAGGATTGTTGATGCTCAGATTTAAAACCGTCTTGAGGTCTTCCGAGTTCTTCAAGGAACAGTCTTCATCCATAAATAAAATAACGTCGCCAGTGGCATGGGCGAGGG includes the following:
- a CDS encoding glycosyltransferase, whose translation is MILTIGIVVYNEEKNIPLVEKNISRINHQLGRQCRIIVIDNSSTDSTLQKLRELRRRLQFDIYSRSLNHLGEARADVVSLALTPWVGFIDADTLIPETWCEELLMQMQNEDEKVAAIGGPLRPAGEQSGLYRRIFAHFMGSLNSPQVRMYLRPQQVQHIATANVIYRRRALIEAGSFSERFQFVGEDLDLSYKLRERGYKLMMVPALSVEHRLPRHLRQWEKKALSYGKGRGRVSYHHGDYFSTSVLFPWVFAIFIFLVILTFPQLYGVPFFLYGTSLWLMFKFASTENEKLGFRDSVRQTHWTVLTHLFYSLGIILGSLQGFKDRWEKPVDSPQRERWVAIHDDALNLRPSSDLTKVSQKNDSRVMV
- a CDS encoding glycosyltransferase family 2 protein, translated to MKISIVVPSLGKKDELTRLFYSLRSQTIASPVEVVIGLTGDPELLENSLPKLPSQFSTLWILSPVRGISQARNRALAHATGDVILFMDEDCSLKNSEDLKTVLNLSINNPEVVFSGRYLNSPSTLLASQFYNYMCNMWLYRHLHRITLGGCFFYYAPTFSKIALRFPEDLPVSGEEYHFCVSILNQGKSIQQIDWGVVHDPQYGWWDILKKSWSQGKTLSASPSRSASPLFWKKVVSEPAFVAPLALYYTITRLSFFWETFVRSLEGLKFKASSWIATHRSR